The proteins below are encoded in one region of Bdellovibrio bacteriovorus:
- a CDS encoding phosphatase domain-containing protein — protein MKLAAGLILSLSLVSQLALAKVLVISDIDDTIKVSNVLNKKRAATSFFDDDSRFAGMTDLYQELKKTYGRNIEFHYVSLAPRILMADKHEEFLEENDFPLTKLHTNPGIAQDPELKQKVIRELLAKKRPELVIYFGDNGQFDATVYDQMVKEHPHIPAVQYIREAYSKLVDSKYPTMEGQIGFVTSVELAIDLIQREILPVRSYNRIEKVVYKRLKRDDGSENYGHMVFPSWQDCRDFKWQWDVTGTTDKLEVIKAAIAERCSQE, from the coding sequence ATGAAGTTAGCTGCAGGATTGATTCTGTCATTAAGCTTGGTTTCGCAATTGGCTTTGGCAAAAGTGCTGGTGATTTCGGATATTGATGACACCATCAAAGTCAGCAATGTTTTGAATAAAAAACGGGCGGCGACGTCTTTCTTTGATGACGACAGTCGTTTTGCCGGTATGACCGATCTTTATCAAGAGTTGAAAAAGACTTATGGTCGCAATATTGAATTCCATTACGTCAGTTTGGCTCCGCGAATTCTTATGGCCGATAAGCACGAAGAGTTTTTGGAAGAGAATGACTTTCCACTCACAAAGTTGCACACGAACCCTGGTATCGCTCAAGATCCCGAGTTAAAACAAAAAGTGATTCGCGAGCTCTTGGCGAAGAAGCGCCCTGAACTTGTAATTTACTTCGGCGACAACGGCCAGTTCGATGCTACGGTGTATGATCAAATGGTCAAAGAGCATCCGCACATTCCAGCGGTTCAGTACATTCGCGAAGCCTATTCGAAGCTTGTCGATTCCAAATATCCGACGATGGAAGGCCAAATCGGTTTTGTAACTTCCGTGGAACTGGCAATTGATCTGATTCAAAGAGAAATTCTGCCTGTCAGATCCTACAACCGCATCGAAAAAGTCGTCTACAAACGCCTCAAGCGCGACGACGGCTCTGAAAACTACGGCCACATGGTTTTCCCAAGCTGGCAAGACTGCCGCGACTTCAAATGGCAATGGGATGTAACAGGCACAACAGATAAACTCGAAGTCATCAAAGCCGCTATCGCCGAGCGCTGCTCGCAAGAATAA
- a CDS encoding fluoride efflux transporter FluC — translation MQILFVISFGVLGVLSRYGVDRLIAPSSAGFPLSTFTINILGCFVAGVIYALGERGIMSQALLTGLMVGFCGGFTTFSAYSVQSLDLLFKGKAFLSLSYLIASPLLGLLSAFVAVLVTRRMI, via the coding sequence ATGCAAATTCTTTTTGTCATTTCCTTTGGTGTTTTGGGAGTTTTGAGTCGCTATGGTGTTGATCGTTTGATTGCGCCTTCTTCGGCGGGATTTCCTCTAAGCACTTTTACAATCAATATTCTGGGATGTTTTGTTGCGGGTGTTATTTATGCTCTGGGGGAGCGTGGGATCATGTCGCAAGCTTTGTTGACGGGATTGATGGTTGGCTTTTGTGGTGGGTTCACTACTTTTTCGGCTTATTCGGTTCAGTCTCTGGATTTACTTTTTAAAGGGAAGGCTTTTTTGAGTCTTAGTTATTTGATTGCTAGTCCCTTGTTGGGATTGCTTTCGGCTTTTGTGGCCGTTCTTGTAACTCGTCGAATGATTTGA
- a CDS encoding LysR family transcriptional regulator: MDIDVLKYFKTIARTGNMSRAAQELHVSQPTLTVAMRKLEDMLGVTLFERSKKGVTLTPTGLQIYQYSDQMLELWDEMVREAGSLDQTVKGTVRLGVHPSVGRYTLPVFLPTLLKDHPQLNVQLMHDLSRNILQMVRDSFVDIGLVVNPERHPDLVIKEICADEVTVWKKKGAPIQDTLIYDANLFQAQTILERLQKKGIRYARKIASSNLEVIATLLQAGAGHAILPKRVIMSNFSSIEEAHDHVASFKDSLCVVYRPSLKRTATGKAILEAISKSKF; encoded by the coding sequence ATGGATATTGACGTTCTTAAATACTTTAAGACTATCGCTAGAACGGGAAATATGTCTCGCGCGGCTCAAGAGCTCCATGTCAGTCAACCGACACTGACCGTGGCTATGCGTAAGCTCGAGGACATGTTAGGAGTCACTCTCTTTGAACGGTCAAAAAAAGGTGTGACGTTGACTCCGACGGGCCTTCAGATCTATCAGTACTCAGATCAAATGCTGGAGCTGTGGGACGAGATGGTGCGTGAAGCCGGATCTTTAGATCAAACGGTCAAAGGCACTGTGCGTTTGGGTGTACACCCTTCCGTAGGCCGCTATACACTGCCCGTTTTTTTACCGACATTATTGAAAGATCATCCGCAACTCAACGTACAATTAATGCATGATCTTTCGCGAAATATTTTACAAATGGTTCGTGATAGTTTCGTCGATATCGGTCTTGTCGTAAATCCTGAAAGGCATCCTGATCTGGTTATCAAAGAGATCTGCGCAGATGAAGTGACGGTTTGGAAAAAGAAGGGTGCTCCGATTCAGGACACATTGATTTATGATGCCAATCTTTTTCAGGCTCAAACCATTCTGGAACGTCTTCAAAAAAAAGGCATTCGCTACGCCCGTAAGATTGCATCTTCAAATTTAGAAGTCATCGCGACTCTTCTGCAAGCAGGTGCGGGGCATGCGATTCTTCCTAAACGCGTGATTATGTCGAACTTCTCTTCTATCGAGGAAGCCCACGATCACGTGGCAAGCTTTAAGGACTCCTTGTGCGTAGTCTATCGTCCCAGTCTTAAGCGCACCGCCACCGGAAAAGCTATCTTAGAAGCGATCTCTAAATCCAAATTCTAA
- the fusA gene encoding elongation factor G, whose product MSKKWNIDMVRNIGISAHIDSGKTTTSERILFYGGRIHAIHEVRGKDGVGATMDSMDLEREKGITIQSAATQVQWKDYTINLIDTPGHVDFTVEVERSLRVLDGAILLLCGVAGVQSQSITVDRQMKRYNVPRLAFVNKLDRQGANPYRVTDALIEKLRLNAVMIQIPIGLEDQHRGHVDLTDMKAYINEGENGETVSVQDIPADLVETAKKYRQIMIGKLADVDSAIEEKFLMEEEPTTEEIRAAIRKGTISLKFVPVLCGSAFKNKGVQRLMDAVTYYLPSPAEKKEQALDLTKNEEKFDLFPDSTKPLVSLAFKLQETPFGQLTYMRIYQGKMGKGDFIINQSNKKSVKIPRLVRMHSDKMEDIDTAYAGDIVALFGIDCASGDTFCDDKIEASMQSMHVPDSVISLAVAPKDKAGANNFSKALQKFRKEDPTFRVHRDEESNETIISGMGELHLEIYIERMKREFNCEVIVGQPQVAYRETISQEAAYDYTHKKQTGGSGQYAKCVGKILPLAPQEDGSTFKFVNNVVGGRIPKEFIPAVEEGFKEQTVKGPLIGFPIVGVEVHLDDGAYHDVDSSYMAFKIAGMAALREVYPQAKPTVLEPIMKLETTVPDEYQGAAVGQINQRRGTIVATTAFEGNCVIEAEVPLTEMFGYSTDLRSATKGKGEFSMEFAKYAAVPRNIQEELVKKYQAKRAAEQK is encoded by the coding sequence ATGTCCAAAAAGTGGAATATTGATATGGTCAGAAACATCGGTATCTCGGCTCACATCGACTCGGGTAAGACGACGACTTCTGAGCGTATTTTGTTCTATGGAGGAAGAATCCACGCTATCCACGAAGTTCGTGGAAAAGACGGCGTTGGTGCAACAATGGACTCCATGGATCTAGAGAGAGAAAAAGGTATCACAATCCAATCTGCTGCGACTCAGGTTCAGTGGAAGGATTATACAATTAACTTGATCGATACACCGGGGCACGTGGACTTCACAGTTGAAGTTGAACGTTCTCTTCGCGTTCTTGACGGTGCGATCTTGCTTCTTTGCGGTGTTGCCGGCGTTCAATCTCAATCCATCACTGTTGACCGTCAGATGAAACGTTACAACGTACCTCGTTTGGCTTTTGTTAACAAATTGGACCGCCAAGGTGCGAACCCTTACCGTGTTACTGATGCTTTGATCGAAAAATTGCGTTTGAACGCAGTTATGATCCAAATCCCAATCGGTTTGGAAGATCAACATCGTGGTCACGTTGATTTGACTGACATGAAAGCTTACATCAACGAAGGTGAAAACGGTGAAACCGTTTCTGTTCAGGACATCCCTGCAGACCTAGTTGAAACAGCTAAAAAATACCGTCAAATCATGATCGGTAAATTGGCTGACGTTGACTCTGCTATCGAAGAAAAATTCTTGATGGAAGAAGAACCAACAACTGAAGAAATCCGTGCGGCTATCCGTAAAGGAACTATCAGCTTGAAGTTCGTTCCAGTTCTTTGCGGTTCAGCGTTTAAGAACAAAGGTGTTCAACGTTTGATGGATGCGGTTACTTACTACCTTCCTTCTCCAGCTGAGAAAAAAGAGCAAGCTCTTGATCTTACTAAGAACGAAGAAAAATTTGACCTATTCCCAGACAGCACAAAACCATTGGTTTCTTTGGCGTTCAAACTTCAAGAAACTCCATTTGGTCAGTTGACTTACATGCGCATTTACCAAGGTAAAATGGGCAAAGGTGATTTCATCATCAACCAATCTAACAAGAAATCTGTTAAGATTCCTCGTTTGGTTCGTATGCACTCTGATAAAATGGAAGACATCGACACAGCTTACGCTGGTGACATCGTTGCATTGTTCGGTATCGACTGTGCGTCTGGTGACACTTTCTGTGACGACAAAATTGAAGCTTCTATGCAATCAATGCACGTTCCTGATTCAGTTATCAGCTTGGCTGTTGCTCCAAAAGACAAAGCCGGTGCTAATAACTTCTCTAAAGCGTTGCAAAAATTCCGTAAGGAAGACCCTACTTTCCGCGTTCACCGTGACGAGGAATCCAACGAGACTATCATCTCTGGTATGGGTGAGTTGCACTTAGAGATCTACATCGAACGTATGAAACGTGAGTTCAACTGTGAAGTGATCGTGGGTCAACCACAGGTTGCTTACCGTGAGACAATCTCTCAAGAGGCTGCTTACGATTACACTCACAAAAAACAAACGGGTGGTTCGGGTCAATACGCGAAGTGTGTGGGTAAAATCCTTCCACTTGCACCACAAGAAGACGGTTCAACGTTTAAATTCGTTAACAACGTTGTCGGTGGTCGTATCCCTAAAGAATTCATCCCAGCTGTTGAAGAAGGTTTCAAAGAGCAAACTGTTAAAGGTCCTCTTATCGGCTTCCCAATCGTGGGTGTTGAAGTTCACTTGGATGACGGTGCATACCATGACGTCGACTCTTCATACATGGCGTTTAAAATCGCTGGTATGGCGGCTCTTCGTGAAGTGTACCCTCAAGCAAAACCAACTGTTCTTGAGCCTATCATGAAGCTTGAGACGACAGTTCCAGACGAATACCAAGGTGCAGCTGTTGGTCAAATCAACCAACGCCGCGGTACTATCGTAGCTACTACAGCTTTCGAAGGTAACTGTGTGATCGAAGCCGAAGTACCACTAACAGAAATGTTCGGTTACTCTACGGATCTTCGTTCTGCGACTAAAGGTAAAGGTGAGTTCTCTATGGAATTCGCGAAGTACGCTGCTGTACCTCGTAATATCCAAGAGGAACTTGTTAAGAAATACCAAGCGAAGCGCGCAGCTGAGCAGAAGTAA
- a CDS encoding orotate phosphoribosyltransferase produces MTKQELAKKIYDVAHLTGEFKLRSGQVSNEYFDKYRFEAQPALLREIAKHMAPMIPPGTEVLAGLEMGGIPIATALSLETGLPCVFVRKEAKEYGTCQFAEGLDVKGKNVCVIEDVVTTGGQVVLSTADLRSIGANISHVLCVIHRGPVFPEPKLTEIGLALSPLFKKSDF; encoded by the coding sequence ATGACTAAGCAAGAACTCGCTAAAAAGATCTATGACGTCGCGCACTTGACCGGAGAATTCAAACTTCGTTCAGGCCAAGTTTCAAACGAGTACTTTGATAAGTATCGTTTTGAGGCACAACCCGCTTTGCTTCGTGAAATTGCAAAACACATGGCTCCAATGATTCCTCCCGGAACAGAAGTTTTAGCGGGACTTGAAATGGGCGGCATTCCGATCGCAACAGCATTATCTTTAGAAACGGGCTTGCCATGCGTTTTCGTTCGCAAAGAAGCCAAAGAATACGGTACCTGCCAGTTTGCTGAAGGCTTAGACGTCAAAGGTAAAAACGTCTGCGTGATTGAAGATGTCGTCACCACAGGCGGCCAAGTGGTTCTATCCACAGCGGATTTACGCTCTATCGGCGCAAACATCAGCCACGTCTTATGCGTGATCCATCGCGGCCCAGTCTTTCCTGAGCCCAAGCTCACCGAGATCGGCCTAGCCCTAAGTCCGCTCTTCAAGAAATCCGATTTTTAG
- a CDS encoding RecQ family ATP-dependent DNA helicase, with amino-acid sequence MTDLKSLLKTAFPFDSFRGEQEHILQKVWANEDLLALMPTGMGKSLCFQFPAKLREGLVVVISPLIALMQDQVFKAEKFGIPATFLSSTLGKDEREARQARLAKGDYKLLYVTPERFRKPEFLKAIEGRKIQLLAVDEAHCISQWGHDFRPDYSRVGEFRKILGNPPTLALTATATPEVQKDILSKLFIPEAPIISAGIERPNLSLNVHDIYGIDEKIRGIVGLRHQNPGAAIIYCSLIQTLKKVSSALHRMNIPHLVYHGDLSPQDRKRNQNRFISEENPLMIATPAFGLGIDKENVRLLVHMETPSALESYFQEVGRAGRDGKEASCHLLYDQDDVTIQMEFLKWSHPEPDFIRKIYQLIEEKRMQVDQGGFDFLREQMNFRNRRDFRSEAAVSILERWGCLEKSDDPFPYTCVHAPTDEQFQTENGVEILKAQNTKLLKMVQWASQNSTCRMNLIYAYFGHIHDEPCGKCDVCKASVENQR; translated from the coding sequence ATGACCGATTTAAAAAGCCTTTTGAAAACCGCCTTCCCCTTTGATTCATTCCGGGGCGAGCAAGAGCACATCCTGCAAAAAGTCTGGGCAAACGAAGACTTACTCGCATTAATGCCCACGGGAATGGGAAAAAGTCTCTGCTTTCAGTTCCCGGCAAAACTCCGCGAAGGCCTGGTGGTGGTCATTTCCCCGTTGATCGCCCTGATGCAGGATCAGGTTTTTAAGGCCGAAAAATTCGGAATTCCGGCGACCTTTTTAAGCTCCACTTTGGGGAAAGATGAAAGGGAGGCGCGTCAGGCGCGATTGGCCAAAGGGGATTACAAGCTTCTTTACGTGACCCCGGAGCGATTTCGCAAACCCGAATTTTTAAAGGCTATTGAGGGTCGCAAGATCCAATTGCTGGCAGTGGATGAAGCGCACTGTATTTCTCAGTGGGGGCATGACTTCCGGCCCGATTACTCTCGCGTGGGAGAGTTTCGTAAAATTCTGGGAAATCCTCCCACCTTGGCGCTGACGGCAACGGCCACACCTGAGGTTCAAAAAGATATTCTGTCTAAACTTTTTATTCCCGAGGCACCGATTATTTCAGCGGGAATTGAAAGGCCGAATTTAAGTCTAAATGTTCATGATATCTACGGCATCGATGAAAAGATTCGCGGCATCGTGGGACTTCGTCATCAAAATCCCGGAGCAGCCATTATCTATTGTTCGCTGATCCAGACCTTGAAAAAGGTGTCTTCGGCATTACACCGAATGAACATTCCGCACCTGGTTTATCACGGCGACCTTTCACCTCAAGATCGCAAGCGCAATCAAAATCGTTTTATCAGTGAAGAAAATCCTTTGATGATTGCAACGCCAGCGTTTGGTTTGGGAATTGACAAAGAAAATGTCAGACTTCTGGTGCACATGGAAACTCCAAGTGCTTTAGAGTCCTATTTTCAAGAGGTGGGGCGTGCAGGCAGAGATGGCAAAGAGGCCTCTTGCCATTTGCTCTATGACCAGGATGATGTCACCATTCAGATGGAGTTCTTGAAGTGGTCTCATCCAGAGCCGGATTTCATTCGCAAAATCTATCAGTTGATCGAAGAAAAGCGCATGCAGGTCGATCAAGGTGGTTTTGATTTTCTGCGCGAGCAGATGAATTTCCGAAACCGTCGCGACTTCCGCTCTGAAGCGGCCGTGAGTATTCTGGAGCGCTGGGGATGTTTGGAAAAATCGGACGATCCATTTCCATACACTTGTGTGCACGCGCCCACGGATGAGCAGTTTCAGACGGAAAATGGCGTGGAGATTTTGAAAGCACAGAATACAAAGCTTTTGAAAATGGTGCAGTGGGCGTCGCAGAATTCCACGTGCCGCATGAATTTGATTTACGCTTACTTCGGACATATCCACGATGAGCCTTGCGGAAAGTGTGACGTCTGCAAAGCGTCAGTTGAAAACCAAAGATGA
- a CDS encoding DUF883 family protein, with amino-acid sequence MDRSELIAEIKKQLQEELQHYKKSLEDKIPDEQKKQAKEAKDVATAFVKENPWASVGMAVLAGFVIARMIYRRKDD; translated from the coding sequence ATGGATCGCAGTGAATTGATTGCGGAAATTAAAAAGCAACTGCAAGAAGAATTGCAGCACTACAAAAAGTCTTTGGAAGACAAAATTCCTGACGAACAAAAGAAGCAAGCCAAAGAAGCCAAGGACGTTGCGACGGCTTTTGTAAAAGAAAATCCGTGGGCTTCGGTGGGCATGGCTGTTTTGGCAGGGTTCGTTATTGCGCGTATGATTTATAGAAGGAAGGACGATTAG
- a CDS encoding S1 family serine peptidase — MKFLNHLVLAVLILTTGTSWAVDDVQSKIVGGVEATPGEFPFIVSLQGSTGHFCGGSLIRKNWVLTAAHCVKGSTVRSVAIGLHDQKQISKAEVIKTKRVIPHPQYDDNNADFDYALIELQKDSTYEPIAINTTEIEVPETADGEIVATVAGWGATRENSYSLPSRLQKVDVPLVPHELCNKNYKNNITSRMLCAGYARGGKDSCQGDSGGPLIARGGMMGQSVLIGVVSWGEGCARANLPGVYAKVSEATTWIEQTAR; from the coding sequence ATGAAGTTTTTGAATCATCTTGTTTTAGCAGTACTTATTCTGACAACGGGCACTTCATGGGCCGTTGACGACGTTCAATCAAAAATCGTAGGCGGAGTCGAAGCCACTCCCGGTGAATTTCCATTCATCGTATCTTTGCAGGGTTCAACAGGCCACTTTTGCGGCGGATCGTTGATTCGCAAAAACTGGGTGCTGACGGCTGCTCACTGTGTAAAAGGTTCTACCGTAAGAAGTGTAGCCATCGGATTGCACGACCAAAAACAAATCTCTAAAGCCGAAGTGATTAAAACAAAGCGCGTGATTCCGCATCCACAATACGATGATAACAATGCCGACTTCGACTACGCCTTGATCGAGCTGCAAAAAGATTCTACGTATGAGCCCATCGCGATCAACACAACCGAAATCGAAGTTCCTGAAACGGCTGATGGCGAAATCGTAGCGACAGTAGCAGGGTGGGGCGCAACGAGAGAGAACTCTTACAGCTTGCCATCACGTCTGCAAAAAGTAGATGTGCCTTTAGTACCGCACGAACTTTGCAATAAGAACTACAAAAACAACATCACAAGCCGCATGCTTTGCGCAGGTTATGCACGTGGTGGAAAAGACTCATGCCAAGGCGATAGCGGAGGCCCCTTGATCGCAAGAGGCGGCATGATGGGACAAAGTGTTCTTATCGGAGTCGTCAGCTGGGGTGAAGGCTGCGCTCGAGCAAACCTTCCAGGCGTTTACGCGAAAGTCAGCGAAGCAACAACATGGATTGAGCAAACAGCTCGCTAA
- a CDS encoding pseudoazurin — MKKYFFLAALSCALITQGAQAATHEIKMLNNGKDGIMVFEPGYLKANKGDTIKFVPTDPAHDVSSVSIPTGAKPFQAAVGKAITVKVSEEGIYLYECKAHLPMAMVGVIQVGTPKNLSEVKKSAQSLSPQFVMHKDRLDKYLAQVK, encoded by the coding sequence ATGAAAAAATATTTTTTCTTAGCAGCACTATCCTGCGCACTTATCACTCAGGGCGCTCAAGCCGCCACACATGAAATCAAAATGCTAAACAACGGCAAAGACGGCATCATGGTTTTCGAGCCAGGTTACCTAAAAGCCAACAAAGGTGACACCATCAAATTCGTCCCGACAGACCCAGCCCACGACGTCTCATCCGTATCGATCCCCACGGGCGCCAAACCCTTCCAAGCCGCCGTAGGTAAAGCCATCACAGTGAAAGTTAGCGAAGAAGGCATTTACCTCTACGAATGCAAAGCCCACTTACCAATGGCCATGGTCGGAGTCATCCAAGTAGGAACCCCCAAAAATCTAAGCGAAGTAAAAAAGAGCGCACAATCCTTATCACCCCAATTCGTGATGCACAAAGATCGCCTCGATAAATACCTAGCCCAAGTAAAATAA
- a CDS encoding dienelactone hydrolase family protein, which produces MKGLASALALVGFLAASSSVAAIKTETVEYKDGKTALEGHIAYNEDVKSARPAVLIVHQWMGLTDYEKMRAQQLAEKGYVAFAIDIYGKDIRPTNPEEAGKTAGQYRSGDMKMYRQRIKAALDHITKDKKVDAKNIVIIGYCFGGTGALEAARAGFPVKGAVSFHGGLKTAKPQDTKSIKPKLLVLHGAIDPNVPRAEVEAFMDEMNKAKADYQFIAYSGAVHAFTQKDAGNDISKGVAYNEAADRRSWQAFMDFMNEVSPVTK; this is translated from the coding sequence ATGAAAGGCTTAGCATCAGCATTGGCTCTCGTGGGCTTTTTGGCAGCATCTTCATCCGTTGCTGCGATCAAAACAGAAACAGTGGAGTACAAGGACGGAAAAACCGCATTAGAAGGGCACATCGCATACAATGAGGATGTAAAATCGGCGCGCCCGGCAGTCTTGATTGTTCATCAATGGATGGGTTTAACCGACTATGAAAAAATGCGCGCTCAGCAACTTGCTGAAAAAGGCTATGTTGCATTTGCTATCGATATTTACGGAAAAGACATTCGCCCGACAAACCCGGAAGAAGCGGGTAAAACGGCAGGTCAGTACCGCAGCGGTGATATGAAAATGTACCGTCAAAGAATCAAAGCGGCATTGGATCACATCACGAAAGATAAAAAAGTAGATGCCAAAAACATCGTGATCATTGGCTATTGCTTTGGTGGAACTGGTGCTTTAGAGGCGGCTCGCGCAGGCTTCCCAGTCAAGGGCGCCGTCAGTTTTCATGGGGGCTTAAAAACAGCAAAACCTCAGGATACTAAAAGTATCAAACCAAAGCTCTTAGTTCTTCATGGAGCCATTGATCCCAATGTTCCTCGTGCTGAAGTCGAAGCTTTCATGGATGAAATGAATAAGGCTAAAGCAGATTATCAGTTCATCGCGTACTCCGGGGCTGTACACGCTTTCACCCAAAAAGACGCGGGAAATGATATCTCGAAGGGAGTGGCTTATAACGAAGCTGCGGACCGCAGATCGTGGCAGGCCTTCATGGATTTCATGAATGAAGTCAGCCCTGTGACTAAATAG
- a CDS encoding CNNM domain-containing protein, giving the protein MTLIIVLFFTTIGISFLCSMLEAVLLTSTSAYIGVLVKENRRSAKLLEHLKENLDRPISAILTLNTVSHTLGSAAIAYQIQVQYGEHAVTIASFVLTFLILVLSEIIPKSIGAAHWKSLLPFAAYTIQLMIILLYPLVLMSEYLGKLFQKTSEDPEVTREEILMTAEIGVEEGTLKGKESNIIKNLLMLDKIYVSDIMTPRSVFFALEKDLTVEEVFTKYRPIRFSRIPVYAGSLDNITGMTYRYKIHEALSNDQHEKKIGEMVTPISSIPERMTVSQVLDFFIKEKEHVALAVDEYGIVAGLVSLEDAVETLLGVEIVDELDNVEDMRKFALEQWQLRKQKLRRS; this is encoded by the coding sequence ATGACATTGATCATTGTTTTATTCTTCACCACAATTGGTATTTCATTTCTATGTTCAATGCTCGAAGCGGTTCTTTTGACTTCGACCTCTGCGTACATCGGCGTTTTGGTAAAAGAAAACAGACGAAGTGCAAAACTGCTAGAGCATCTTAAAGAAAATCTGGATCGCCCTATTTCTGCCATTCTGACTTTGAATACGGTATCTCATACCTTGGGCTCCGCAGCCATCGCTTATCAGATTCAAGTGCAGTACGGTGAGCACGCCGTAACGATTGCGTCGTTCGTTCTGACTTTCTTGATCTTGGTTCTTTCAGAGATCATTCCTAAATCTATTGGAGCCGCCCACTGGAAGTCTCTTCTGCCATTTGCGGCTTACACAATCCAACTGATGATCATTCTGCTATACCCTCTGGTGCTCATGTCAGAGTATTTAGGTAAGTTATTCCAGAAAACATCCGAAGATCCGGAAGTGACTCGTGAAGAGATTCTTATGACGGCAGAGATCGGTGTTGAAGAAGGAACTTTAAAAGGTAAAGAGTCGAACATTATTAAGAATCTTTTGATGCTCGATAAGATTTACGTTTCCGATATTATGACTCCGCGATCTGTGTTCTTTGCCCTTGAAAAAGATCTGACCGTGGAAGAAGTCTTCACGAAGTATCGCCCTATCCGCTTTTCTCGAATTCCTGTCTATGCTGGAAGTCTTGATAACATCACCGGGATGACTTATCGCTATAAAATCCATGAGGCCCTGTCGAACGATCAACACGAAAAAAAGATCGGCGAGATGGTGACTCCGATCTCTAGCATTCCAGAGCGCATGACAGTTTCCCAAGTGCTTGATTTTTTCATTAAAGAAAAAGAACACGTTGCTTTAGCTGTCGATGAATACGGGATTGTTGCGGGTCTTGTCAGTCTTGAAGATGCGGTGGAAACTCTTCTGGGAGTTGAAATTGTCGACGAACTGGATAACGTCGAAGACATGCGTAAGTTTGCTTTAGAACAATGGCAACTTCGTAAACAAAAACTCCGTCGGAGTTAA
- the cutA gene encoding divalent-cation tolerance protein CutA, translated as MILLYVPCPDKVTAQKIAQSLLEEKLVGCANIIPGMESMYWWEGKIETSSEYILILKTLKRSDAQERVTKRVMELHPYEVPCVMTLPVLGINESYKKWLEESMK; from the coding sequence ATGATCCTTCTTTATGTTCCTTGCCCCGACAAAGTCACCGCGCAAAAGATCGCTCAATCTTTATTGGAAGAAAAGCTTGTGGGCTGCGCTAACATCATTCCTGGAATGGAATCGATGTATTGGTGGGAAGGAAAAATCGAGACAAGCTCCGAGTATATCCTGATCTTAAAAACATTGAAAAGATCTGACGCACAGGAAAGAGTCACAAAAAGAGTGATGGAGCTGCATCCTTATGAAGTTCCGTGCGTGATGACTCTCCCCGTCCTAGGAATCAATGAATCCTATAAGAAGTGGCTTGAAGAAAGCATGAAGTAG